A portion of the Ricinus communis isolate WT05 ecotype wild-type chromosome 10, ASM1957865v1, whole genome shotgun sequence genome contains these proteins:
- the LOC8271130 gene encoding cytokinin riboside 5'-monophosphate phosphoribohydrolase LOG7, translated as MEETKSRFKRICVFCGSSTGKKASYQEAAVELGKELVERRIDLVYGGGSVGLMGLVSQAVHDGGRHVLGVVPRTLMPREIIGQTVGEVRAVSDMHQRKAEMARQADAFIALPGGYGTLEELLEVITWAQLGIHRKPVGLLNVDGFYNSLLCFIDKAVDEGFISPTARRIIVSAPTAKQLVRQLEEYVPEYDEITSKLVWEEVDILNYVPGSGVATL; from the exons atGGAAGAAACGAAGTCTAGGTTTAAGAGAATTTGTGTGTTCTGTGGAAGCAGTACTGGCAAGAAAGCTAGCTATCAAGAAGCTGCTGTTGAGTTGGGCAAGGAATTG GTGGAAAGAAGGATTGATTTGGTCTATGGAGGTGGGAGCGTGGGATTGATGGGTCTTGTTTCTCAGGCAGTTCATGATGGTGGGCGCCATGTTCTAGG GGTTGTTCCAAGGACACTAATGCCCAGAGAG ATAATCGGTCAGACTGTTGGAGAAGTGAGAGCTGTCTCTGATATGCATCAAAGAAAAGCTGAGATGGCACGTCAAGCTGATGCCTTCATTGCCCTTCCTG GAGGTTATGGAACCCTAGAAGAATTACTGGAAGTCATTACATGGGCTCAGCTTGGTATTCATCGGAAACCT GTGGGGCTGTTGAATGTGGATGGATTCTATAATTCATTGTTGTGTTTCATTGACAAGGCCGTGGATGAAGGCTTTATATCCCCAACTGCACGTCGCATTATCGTTTCAGCACCAACTGCCAAGCAACTAGTCAGACAACTTGAG GAATATGTACCCGAATACGATGAAATAACATCAAAGCTGGTGTGGGAAGAAGTTGATATACTAAATTATGTGCCAGGATCAGGGGTTGCTACATTGTAG
- the LOC8273281 gene encoding probable aspartyl protease At4g16563, translating to MATASSLLLLLFLLFSSFVFPFISPSTITIPLSPTITKRPSSDPWEYLNHLATTSISRAHHLKSPKTNFSLIKTPLFSRSYGGYSMSLSLGTPSQTVKLIMDTGSSLVWFPCTSRYVCASCNFPNTDITKIPKFMPRLSSSSKLIGCKNPKCAWVFGSSVQSKCHNCNPQAQNCTQACPPYIIQYGLGSTAGLLLSETINFPNKTISDFLAGCSLLSTRQPEGIAGFGRSQESLPLQLGLKKFSYCLVSRRFDDSPVSSDLILDMGPSTSDSKTTGLSYTPFQKNLASQSNPAFQEYYYVMLRKIIVGKTHVKVPYSFLVPGSDGNGGTIVDSGSTFTFVEGHVFELLAKEFEKQMANYTVATNVQKLTGLRPCFDISGEKSVVIPDLTFQFKGGAKMQLPLSNYFAFVDMGVVCLTIVSDNAAALGGDGGVRSSGPAIILGNFQQQNFYIEYDLENDRFGFKEQSCA from the coding sequence ATGGCGACTGCTTCTTCTTTGcttctccttctttttcttctcttttcctCCTTCGTTTTCCCCTTCATATCTCCATCCACAATTACCATACCTCTCTCTCCCACAATCACCAAACGCCCATCTTCTGATCCATGGGAGTACCTCAATCACTTAGCTACAACATCCATCTCCAGAGCTCACCATCTCAAGTCACCAAAGACCAACTTTTCTCTAATCAAAACTCCTCTCTTTTCTCGCAGCTATGGTGGCTACTCGATGTCTTTGAGCTTGGGAACTCCATCTCAAACTGTCAAGCTCATCATGGACACTGGTAGCAGTCTTGTATGGTTCCCTTGTACCTCTCGTTATGTTTGTGCTAGCTGTAACTTCCCAAACACTGACATAACCAAAATCCCAAAGTTTATGCCAAGATTATCATCTTCCTCGAAGCTTATTGGCTGCAAGAACCCGAAATGCGCATGGGTTTTTGGATCCAGCGTACAGTCTAAATGTCATAACTGCAACCCTCAAGCTCAAAACTGTACACAGGCTTGTCCTCCGTATATAATTCAGTACGGTTTGGGTTCTACAGCGGGTCTTTTGCTATCAGAAACTATAAATTTTCCTAATAAAACTATATCCGACTTTCTAGCCGGGTGCTCACTCCTTTCCACACGTCAACCTGAAGGAATTGCAGGGTTTGGTCGCAGTCAAGAGTCTCTGCCTTTACAATTAGGTCTCAAGAAATTCTCTTATTGTTTAGTCTCTCGTCGTTTTGATGACAGTCCCGTAAGCAGTGACCTTATCTTGGATATGGGTCCGAGTACCAGCGATTCCAAAACAACAGGGCTCAGTTACACACCGTTTCAAAAGAATCTGGCTAGTCAGTCAAACCCAGCATTTCAAGAATATTACTATGTGATGCTGAGAAAAATCATTGTAGGTAAAACACATGTTAAAGTTCCGTACAGTTTCTTGGTGCCGGGATCTGATGGTAATGGTGGGACTATTGTAGATTCAGGTTCAACTTTTACGTTCGTGGAAGGGCATGTTTTTGAATTGCTAgctaaagaatttgaaaagcaAATGGCTAACTACACAGTAGCTACCAATGTGCAAAAACTGACCGGTTTAAGGCCTTGTTTCGATATTTCGGGGGAGAAATCGGTGGTTATACCTGACTTGACCTTTCAGTTCAAAGGTGGTGCTAAGATGCAATTGCCATTGTCAAATTACTTTGCATTTGTTGATATGGGTGTTGTCTGTTTAACAATTGTGAGTGATAATGCGGCTGCTCTGGGCGGCGACGGCGGTGTTCGCAGCAGCGGTCCGGCTATTATCTTGGGGAATTTCCAACAGCAGAACTTTTATATAGAATATGATTTAGAGAATGACAGATTTGGATTTAAAGAGCAAAGTTGTGCATGA